Proteins found in one Flavobacterium channae genomic segment:
- a CDS encoding GumC family protein: MNPNSIENSTTATFNLKEELENYLIYWRWFVLSLVVCITVAFLYLRYAIPNYKAVATILVQDERKGSMASELSAFEDLGLLNNVKNNVDNEIEVIKSRRLIESAIRDLSLQVSYFSIGRVKSEELYTNSPIAVVFSTTTPEFDSSSSRFEVQFTAINRFDLATGEGKSLGNYSIGVPISYKGSTFVVLPRKKKPIQPDTHLLVAVTPISNLVEDFKSRLTIATIGKNTSVIELSLVDPVQEKAEDFLNALIENYNEDAISDKKYVAENTSRFIEQRLLIISDELKGVESDVESFKKQNKVTDIVSEAGLFLENATEFEKKELETETQLKVVSSILDYMNSNTSSELLPANVLPAEEGASASIAQYNQLVLERNKLLKTAGSKNSMVLNLEAKIATLKSSVSSSLLQLQNQLKIKKKDITRQKAVLGGKISQIPTQEKIFRDIDRKQNIKEALYLYLLQKREETQISLAVTAPNAKVIDTAIASKNPVSPKRQIIFLGSLFLGLLIPFSILYIRRLLDTKVKSRLDIEQATTMPIIGDVPKSVSNEVILSNTSRTSTAESLRIVRTNLEFLLNEVPEGLAKTIFITSTFPKEGKTFISVNLASTIALSDKKVLLLGLDIRNPKIEEYLSVPKAGVTNYLASNEGENLADFITKVAGFSNLFVMPAGIVPPNPAELLMGKKVAELFEQLKQDFDYIIVDTAPVSLVTDTLLISKYADAFVYVARANYLDKRMLSLPERLYQEKKLPNMSILINDTDSTKGYGYGYGYGYGYGVEVEKKSFWKRFFR; the protein is encoded by the coding sequence ATGAATCCAAATTCTATAGAAAATTCTACTACAGCTACCTTTAATCTTAAGGAAGAACTAGAAAATTATTTGATTTATTGGCGTTGGTTTGTTTTAAGCTTAGTTGTTTGTATAACTGTAGCTTTTTTGTATTTACGCTATGCCATTCCAAATTATAAAGCGGTTGCTACAATTTTAGTTCAAGATGAGCGTAAAGGTTCTATGGCTTCTGAACTTTCTGCTTTTGAAGATTTGGGTTTGTTAAACAATGTAAAAAACAATGTAGATAATGAGATTGAGGTTATTAAATCGCGTCGTTTGATTGAATCTGCTATTCGTGATTTGTCTTTGCAGGTATCTTATTTTAGTATTGGACGAGTAAAATCGGAGGAGTTGTATACCAATAGCCCTATAGCGGTTGTGTTTTCTACGACTACGCCAGAATTTGACTCTAGCTCATCTCGTTTTGAGGTTCAATTTACAGCTATAAATCGATTTGATTTGGCGACTGGTGAAGGGAAATCCCTTGGGAATTACTCGATAGGAGTTCCAATTTCCTATAAGGGTTCGACTTTTGTAGTTTTACCTCGTAAGAAAAAACCAATACAACCCGATACGCACCTTTTGGTTGCAGTAACGCCTATTTCTAATTTAGTTGAGGATTTTAAATCTCGTTTAACGATTGCTACTATTGGAAAGAATACTAGTGTTATCGAGTTGTCTTTAGTAGATCCTGTTCAAGAGAAAGCGGAGGATTTTTTAAATGCATTAATTGAAAATTATAATGAAGATGCTATTTCTGATAAAAAGTATGTAGCTGAGAATACTTCTAGATTTATTGAACAACGTTTGCTTATTATTAGTGATGAGTTGAAGGGTGTTGAATCTGATGTTGAATCGTTCAAGAAACAAAATAAGGTAACGGATATTGTTTCGGAAGCTGGATTGTTTTTGGAAAATGCGACTGAGTTTGAAAAGAAAGAGCTAGAAACTGAAACCCAATTGAAGGTGGTTAGTAGTATTTTGGATTATATGAATTCTAATACTAGTTCTGAATTACTTCCTGCTAATGTTTTACCTGCAGAGGAAGGCGCAAGTGCTTCTATTGCACAATATAATCAATTGGTTTTAGAGCGCAACAAGTTGTTGAAAACCGCAGGGTCAAAAAACAGTATGGTTTTGAATTTAGAGGCTAAAATAGCTACGTTAAAAAGTAGTGTTTCCTCTAGTTTATTGCAGTTGCAGAATCAACTAAAAATTAAGAAGAAGGATATTACGCGTCAGAAAGCTGTTTTAGGAGGAAAGATTTCTCAAATTCCAACGCAAGAAAAGATTTTTAGAGATATTGATAGAAAACAGAATATTAAAGAGGCTTTGTATTTGTACTTGTTGCAAAAAAGAGAAGAAACTCAGATTTCTCTTGCTGTAACGGCTCCTAATGCTAAGGTGATTGATACTGCTATAGCTTCTAAAAATCCGGTGTCGCCTAAACGTCAAATTATTTTTTTGGGAAGTTTATTTTTAGGATTGCTAATTCCTTTTTCTATTCTATACATCAGAAGATTATTAGATACTAAAGTTAAATCGCGATTGGATATTGAACAAGCTACTACGATGCCTATTATTGGTGATGTTCCAAAATCGGTTTCCAATGAAGTTATTCTTTCCAACACAAGCAGAACGAGTACGGCTGAATCACTTCGTATTGTTCGAACCAATCTTGAGTTCTTACTTAATGAAGTTCCAGAAGGTTTGGCCAAAACTATTTTCATAACGTCTACCTTTCCTAAGGAAGGAAAAACCTTTATATCGGTAAATTTGGCTTCCACGATTGCCTTGTCTGATAAGAAAGTATTGTTATTAGGTTTGGATATTAGAAATCCAAAAATAGAAGAATATTTATCTGTTCCCAAGGCAGGTGTTACTAATTATTTGGCTTCCAATGAGGGTGAGAACTTAGCTGATTTCATAACAAAAGTAGCAGGTTTTTCGAATTTGTTTGTCATGCCAGCCGGTATTGTTCCTCCCAATCCAGCTGAGTTGTTAATGGGCAAAAAGGTGGCGGAATTGTTTGAACAATTAAAGCAAGATTTTGATTATATTATTGTAGATACTGCTCCTGTAAGTTTGGTTACTGATACTTTATTGATATCCAAATATGCGGATGCTTTTGTATATGTTGCCAGAGCAAATTACTTAGACAAACGAATGTTGTCTTTACCAGAACGCTTGTATCAAGAGAAGAAACTACCTAATATGTCGATCTTAATTAACGATACCGATTCTACAAAAGGTTACGGATACGGCTACGGCTACGGATATGGCTATGGGGTTGAGGTTGAAAAAAAATCTTTTTGGAAACGTTTTTTTAGATAG